The following are from one region of the Natronosporangium hydrolyticum genome:
- the mpgS gene encoding mannosyl-3-phosphoglycerate synthase, giving the protein MRLERPHRTERFGAVRIHELQRVIELDSGDAAMAGPRSRESLRVPSAQLRAIEQDMVIVVPCMNETRRVIEGVLSGVPHDCLVIMVSNSARGPVDRYEIEAQTVEQFCQAAERPAITVHQRDPGLAAAVKAAGAADLIDDEGLVRGGKGEAMFVGLAMAALTGRRYLGFIDADNFVPGAVNEYCKAYAAAFQLADSPYSMVRISWHSKPKLRDGRLFFSRRGRTSEVTNQFLNQLIGEYSGFGTEVVATGNAGEHAFSLQLGLKLRLAGGFAVEPYEYLDMFEQFGGVLDSPHQEVLDKSVSVSQIETRNPHFHDNKGDHHVQDMRMQALNVLYHSPVCLPSVRSEILDFMLAHRAIGEGDEPPRERIYPPVGTLALDRFCDMLTTEAHSLRQVPSDGGDGLSYAPQLSRWPRH; this is encoded by the coding sequence ATGCGTTTGGAGCGACCGCACCGCACTGAGCGTTTCGGGGCCGTGCGCATCCACGAACTCCAGCGGGTTATCGAGCTGGATAGCGGCGACGCGGCCATGGCGGGGCCGCGCAGCCGGGAGAGCCTACGGGTCCCCTCGGCGCAGCTCCGGGCCATCGAGCAGGACATGGTAATCGTGGTCCCGTGCATGAACGAGACCCGGCGGGTGATCGAGGGTGTGCTCTCGGGGGTGCCGCACGACTGCCTGGTGATCATGGTCTCGAATAGCGCCCGGGGGCCGGTTGACCGGTACGAGATCGAGGCGCAGACGGTCGAGCAGTTCTGTCAAGCGGCGGAGCGTCCGGCGATCACCGTGCATCAGCGCGATCCCGGGTTGGCGGCAGCGGTCAAGGCGGCGGGCGCCGCTGACTTGATCGACGACGAAGGTCTGGTCCGCGGCGGCAAAGGTGAGGCGATGTTCGTCGGCCTCGCCATGGCTGCGTTGACCGGCCGCCGCTACCTCGGATTTATCGACGCAGACAACTTCGTCCCCGGTGCGGTCAACGAGTACTGCAAGGCGTACGCGGCCGCCTTTCAGCTGGCGGACAGCCCGTACTCGATGGTGCGGATCTCCTGGCATTCGAAGCCGAAGCTGCGGGACGGCCGGCTGTTCTTCAGCCGGCGGGGTCGCACCTCCGAGGTGACCAACCAGTTTCTGAACCAGTTGATCGGGGAGTACAGCGGCTTCGGCACCGAGGTGGTCGCCACCGGTAACGCTGGCGAACACGCGTTCAGTCTGCAGTTGGGGTTGAAGCTGCGACTGGCCGGTGGTTTCGCGGTCGAGCCGTACGAATATCTGGACATGTTCGAGCAGTTCGGTGGGGTGCTTGATTCTCCGCACCAGGAAGTGCTGGACAAATCAGTTTCGGTTAGCCAGATCGAGACCCGTAACCCGCATTTTCATGACAACAAGGGCGATCACCACGTTCAGGACATGCGGATGCAGGCGCTGAATGTGCTCTACCACTCGCCGGTGTGTCTACCGTCGGTGCGCTCGGAGATCCTCGATTTCATGCTCGCCCATCGGGCGATCGGTGAGGGCGATGAGCCGCCGCGGGAGCGAATCTACCCACCGGTCGGCACCCTGGCGCTGGACCGATTCTGCGACATGCTCACCACTGAGGCCCACAGCCTGCGCCAGGTCCCGTCGGACGGGGGTGACGGGCTCAGCTACGCACCGCAGCTGAGCCGCTGGCCCCGTCACTGA
- the ilvC gene encoding ketol-acid reductoisomerase, whose product MTAEVFYDDQADLSLVAGRTVAVIGYGSQGHAHALSLRDSGVPVVIGLPEGSKSRAKAQEQGLTVKTPAEAAAEADVIMILAPDTAQRTIYAESIAPNLTAGKALFFGHGFNIRYGLIEPPADVDVAMVAPKGPGHLVRRQFVEGKGVPVLVAVEQDASGSAFALALSYAKAIGGTRAGAIRTTFTEETETDLFGEQAVLCGGATALVQTGFEVLTEAGYAPEVAYFECLHELKLIVDLMYENGLAGMRYSVSDTAEYGDLTRGPRVVDESTKERMRQILADVRSGEFAREWVAEDDAGRPNFTKLREQAASHPIEETGKTLRGMMSWVSRPLSETA is encoded by the coding sequence ATGACTGCTGAGGTTTTCTACGACGACCAGGCCGACCTGTCGCTGGTGGCCGGCCGCACCGTGGCCGTGATCGGGTATGGCAGCCAGGGCCACGCGCACGCGCTGTCGCTGCGGGATTCCGGGGTGCCGGTGGTGATCGGCCTGCCGGAGGGCTCCAAGAGCCGGGCCAAGGCCCAGGAGCAGGGGCTGACGGTGAAGACGCCGGCCGAAGCCGCGGCTGAGGCCGACGTGATCATGATCCTGGCGCCGGATACGGCCCAGCGCACCATCTACGCCGAGTCGATCGCGCCGAATCTGACTGCGGGGAAGGCGCTCTTCTTCGGCCACGGGTTCAACATCCGGTACGGCCTGATCGAGCCACCGGCGGATGTGGACGTGGCGATGGTGGCGCCGAAGGGTCCGGGGCATCTGGTGCGTCGCCAATTCGTCGAGGGCAAGGGCGTGCCGGTGCTGGTCGCGGTGGAGCAGGACGCCAGCGGGTCGGCGTTCGCGCTGGCGCTGTCGTACGCGAAGGCGATCGGCGGCACGCGGGCCGGGGCGATCCGGACTACCTTCACCGAGGAGACCGAGACCGACCTCTTCGGGGAGCAGGCGGTGCTCTGTGGCGGGGCGACCGCGCTGGTGCAGACGGGGTTCGAGGTGCTGACCGAGGCGGGCTACGCCCCGGAGGTGGCGTACTTCGAGTGTCTGCATGAGCTCAAGTTGATCGTCGACCTGATGTATGAGAACGGGCTCGCCGGGATGCGCTACAGCGTCTCCGACACCGCCGAGTACGGCGACCTGACCCGGGGCCCGCGGGTGGTCGATGAGAGCACCAAGGAGCGGATGCGGCAGATCCTGGCGGATGTGCGTTCCGGGGAGTTTGCCCGGGAGTGGGTGGCCGAGGACGACGCTGGTCGACCAAACTTCACCAAACTGCGCGAACAGGCCGCTTCGCACCCGATCGAGGAGACCGGGAAGACGCTCCGGGGGATGATGAGCTGGGTGAGCCGACCCCTCTCCGAGACCGCGTAG
- the ilvN gene encoding acetolactate synthase small subunit, whose protein sequence is MSRHTLSVLVENKPGVLARVAGLFSRRGFNIDSLAVGETEHKEVSRITIVVNVADSPLEQVTKQLNKLVNVLKIVELDPADSVQRELLLVKVRAERPVRTQVMETVNLFRARVVDVAGDTLTIEATGTSDKNDALLRDLEPYGIKEMVQSGLVAVGRGSRSITAAPALRPAA, encoded by the coding sequence CGGGTGGCGGGACTGTTCTCCCGCCGCGGTTTCAACATCGATTCGTTGGCGGTGGGCGAGACCGAGCACAAGGAGGTCTCCCGGATCACGATCGTGGTCAATGTGGCGGACTCCCCGCTAGAACAGGTCACGAAGCAGCTCAACAAGCTGGTCAACGTGCTGAAGATCGTCGAGCTGGACCCGGCCGACTCGGTGCAGCGGGAACTACTGCTGGTGAAGGTGCGGGCGGAGCGGCCGGTGCGGACCCAGGTGATGGAGACGGTGAACCTGTTCCGGGCCCGGGTGGTGGATGTCGCCGGCGACACGCTCACCATCGAGGCGACCGGCACGTCCGACAAGAACGACGCGCTCCTCCGGGACCTCGAACCGTACGGAATCAAGGAGATGGTGCAGTCCGGCCTGGTCGCGGTGGGCCGCGGTTCCCGGTCGATCACCGCGGCTCCGGCCCTGCGCCCCGCCGCTTGA